From Lewinellaceae bacterium:
GGGGTCGTCCATCTTTTCGCCCAATGCCCAGGCCGTGCCGGGAGCGGCGGGCATGAGGATGAAGTCGTAATCCTGAAAAATTTCGTCGGTCTTGTCTTTGATGAGGCGGCGCACCTTTTGCGCCTTGGAGTAGTAGGCGTCGTAATAACCGGCGCTGAGCACAAAAGTCCCCAGCATGATCCGGCGCTTGACCTCGGCGCCAAAACCTTCGGTACGCGACTTTTGGTAGGTGCTCAACAGATCCGTGGCGTTGGGGCTGCGGTAGCCGTAACGAATGCCGTCGTAGCGGGACAGGTTAGTGGACGCCTCGGCTGTGGTCAATACGTAGTAAGCAGGGATGATGTAGTCGAGGTATTCAAAATCGACACCCTCCACCTCGTGCCCGGCCTGGCGCAACTGCCCGATCAGCCTCTGGCAAACGGCTTTGGTGCCTGGGTCGAGGCTGGGGTGCTCCAGGGCGGTATTGAAATAGGCGATCTTGGCCTTTTTGCCAAAATGGAGAAGCTGAGTGTAAGCGGGCGCCGGTTTCTGGATAGCCGTGCTGTCCATGCCATCCGGCCCGGCCATGATCTCGAGCAGCAGGGCCGCATCGTCAATGGAATGGGACAGTATGCCGATCTGGTCGAAAGAAGAGCCGTAGGCCAGCAGGCCGTAGCGGGAGATGCGCCCGTACGTGGGCTTAAAGCCGAACACCCCACAGAAGGCCGCCGGCTGCCGCACGGAGCCGCCGGTATCAGAGCCCAGGGAAGCCAGGCAGGTATCGGCCTGAACGGCTACGGCCGAGCCGCCGGAGGAACCGCCCGGCACCTTGTCTGGGTCGGCGGCGTTCCGGGTGGGCCCGTAGACAGAGGTTTCATTGCTGGACCCCATGGCGAACTCGTCGCAATTCACCCGCCCGATCAGGATGGCATCCTCCGCGAGCAGGCGTTCGATAGCAGTAGCCGAGAAAAGAGAAGTGAAACCTTCCAGAATTTTTGAGCCGGCGGTGACGCCATGATCTTTATAGCAGATCACATCCTTGTGCGAAAGCACCATGCCGAAGAGGCGGCCTGCGGCTTCCGGGTTTTCCCGCCAGCGGGCGTCGAGCCGGCGGGCGCGCTCCAGTGCCTCCCCGGCGTAAACTTCTACATAGGCGTTGAGGCGCTTCGTGGTTTCTATTTGGGAAAGGTAGTATTGCACCACCCCTTCGCAGCTCTCATTGCCCGCTCGTATGGCCTCCTGAATTTGTTGTAGCGTTGTGTATTTTGGCATGCTCATTTTTCTATTACCC
This genomic window contains:
- the gatA gene encoding Asp-tRNA(Asn)/Glu-tRNA(Gln) amidotransferase subunit GatA, which codes for MPKYTTLQQIQEAIRAGNESCEGVVQYYLSQIETTKRLNAYVEVYAGEALERARRLDARWRENPEAAGRLFGMVLSHKDVICYKDHGVTAGSKILEGFTSLFSATAIERLLAEDAILIGRVNCDEFAMGSSNETSVYGPTRNAADPDKVPGGSSGGSAVAVQADTCLASLGSDTGGSVRQPAAFCGVFGFKPTYGRISRYGLLAYGSSFDQIGILSHSIDDAALLLEIMAGPDGMDSTAIQKPAPAYTQLLHFGKKAKIAYFNTALEHPSLDPGTKAVCQRLIGQLRQAGHEVEGVDFEYLDYIIPAYYVLTTAEASTNLSRYDGIRYGYRSPNATDLLSTYQKSRTEGFGAEVKRRIMLGTFVLSAGYYDAYYSKAQKVRRLIKDKTDEIFQDYDFILMPAAPGTAWALGEKMDDPVAMYLADIFTVQANMAGIPALCLPAGEDAGGMPVGIQFMAPKLEEARLLSFGKAVMGLEKK